DNA sequence from the Vanrija pseudolonga chromosome 7, complete sequence genome:
ggCCGTGTGGATGAAAAAGGACAGTGAGAAGATGCTCGAGATGCtccagtcgacgccgtgggATGAGACGGGGCTGGGACCGTATGACAGCTGGCCGCAGGGCATCAAGACGGCGCTGAGGATCATGATGTCGAGCCCGACCCTCGACTCGATATGGTGGGGTCCCATCGACGACATTCACATCCTCTAGTGAGTCAACAGTGTCTGGAGCAGTACTAATGCTCGCCAGCAACTCGGCTTACCGCGTGACGGTCAACCACCCCGTCGACTTTGGCAAGCCAGCAAAGCAAGTCTGGGCGACGCTGTGGAAGTTCCTCGAGCCACTCGTCCAGCAGTGCATTCGCAAGGGCCAGCCGACGTACCACAAGAACGACCTCATCTTCTACCGCCTCAACGACCGCGGCCGCTACATCGAGCAGTACCACACGTGGACCATGGTCCCGATTGTCGACCACGACACAATAGTCGGCGCGTACTCGATGTGTCTGGACACGACGCACGAGGtactcgccgagcgccgctcGGGGACGACACGCACACTGGCTGACGAGCTGGCGTTCGCGCGTTCCAAACATGCATACTACGACGCGGTggcggacgcgctcgaccccaACCCTGTCGACGTGCCCTTTGCCATCTGCTACCAGGTCGACGAACAGGGCCATACTGACAGCGCTCACCTGGTCGGTCTCACGCTCAAGACGACCGTCGGCATCCCACATGCCCACCGCTGCGCGCCAGAGCAGATGACGGTCGAGAtgccgcgctggcgccgccgcccttcgGCCGACAGGCTCAaccagcccgccgagccgcgctcCGGCCAGTCGTCGCCCACCGTCGAGCCACCCCGCCACACGATGGTTGAGCAGATTGCAGTCAGCTACGACCGACGGGAGTGGCCCATCGCGCGGGCACTCTCCACCCGCCAGTGCATCATTGTCGACAACTGCGCCGACCTCATCAGGGGGCTTCCCGTCCGCCAGTGGGACGAGCTGCCCGACCAGGCCATCGTCATCCCCATCATTGGCGACTCGTCAAACGCAGTGCCGCCCACAATACTGATCATGGGAATCAACCGCCACAGCCCGCTGGACAACTCGTACCTCGCCTGGGTGCACACCATGCGCGGGCACCTCGCCAGCGCGCTCACGTCGATCAACACGTTTGAGAGCGCTGTtctccagcgcctcgagagcgagcagatggagcgcgagcgcgcaaAGTCGACATGGATCCGCGGAGCAgctgccgagctgctggagccactcaccatcatcacgccgccgctcgaaCGCGTCCTCAACAGCCCGCACGTGTCAAAGCGTCACCTCAAGTCGCTCCAGATTGTGCAGGGCAACATCCAGCGGCTGGAGAACATTGTTGCCATGCTGCTCGACTACAACCACATTGAGACTGGCCGCATGACTGGCACGTTTatccgcgacgacctcggcaagtTTGTCACGGACATTGTCGACCTCTTTGTGCCGGTGGTCGACAGCCTCGGTGTCAAGATCACGGTGCGGACAGACCACCCAATCTCGCCTGTGGTATATGACCCCGTTCTGCTCGAGGTTGTCAtcgccaacctcctcgcGAGCACACTCAAGCAGAGTAACAGCCGCTTCGTTGCTGTCAGTGTCGATTACGAAGTCGGCAGCGAAGGCGACGGCTGGGTCCATGTGGCCATCATCGACCCCGAGGTCGGCATACCCATCGACGCGATCGATGGAGCTGCCGGGTACGGCAATACGGGACCCAGTACGCACACTGGCCtggcgctcaacctcgccaaAGAGATCATTGCGCTGCATGGCGGCGCAATCACAGCTAGGTCGGGCACCAAGCAGAGCCTCGACAGCGCGAGCTACAACATCCGCCTGCCGCTTGGTGGGGCAGATCGAGACGACATCAGCACGCCCATGGGAGGTACTGCGCCGTTTGGCGCATACACCCGGCAAGCGGCCGCTGAGGTGGTGGAAGCTGCACGTGGCTCGGACCAGTACAGCCAGACGGACGAGTCGTCGAGCATTGCATCGGCATCCAGCCATTCGCACCGAGATGTTTCAAGCAGAGCATCCGTGTCGAACCGCTCGCAACGGTCCAATCGATCGCAGTCCCAGCCACGTATTAGTACTGGCAAGCGACCTGGTCTCGAGCGCCGCTTGGCCGAGAGCAGCATCGACACATCAAGaagcctcgcgctcgacgaggttaGACAGCAGCAAGAGCTGCTCGCGGGCTGCATCAGCCACGAGTTTGGCACGCCAGTCAATGCCATTCTGCAGTGCTCGTCGCTGGTCAAGGACAACCTCGTCGCGTTGAGAGAGCACCTCGCGGCACAGGCACAGCACGGTATCCCGCCCCATCTCGTCAAGCAGATCAATGACAACGTCGCGGCGATAGAGAGCATCTACCAGTGCTGCCTTGTGCAGGAGCGCGTTGTCGGTGATGTGCAGTTCATTGCGCAGACacgcctcgaggacctcaCACTCCAGCTTGTCCCTGTCAGTGTCCGTGACGTTGTGCAGAAGGCAGTCAACGTGTTtgctgccgaggcgcaggcgaAGAACATCGACATACAGGTCGTCTTCGGGCCGACGCTGGACGCAatggcgctggcggtggtcAAGACTGACCCGGTGCGCATCTCGCAGGTCGTCAGCAACATTATCGCCAACGTGCTCCGCcagccgacgtcgtcgaATACCAAGGTCGTCTCGCTCacggtcgacgcggcgctcgacccgcccgagacgcccgagtcgtgctcgctgcccCGCACCGCGCATGCCGCCGTCTCCAGCTACAACGACCGGCGAGAGAGCCAACGAGGATTCGCGCCCCTCGTCACCCCGATGCTCGAGGACACCGGCGTGTACATTTACTTTACCTGTGTCGAGACGGACGCCGTGGATCCGATGGCACGGCGGTCGAGCGGTGAGTAGAGGCTGTGGGCTGTAGCTGACAGGCAGAAGCGACAGCAACGGTGCGCGGGGCGGGCTTGAGCCTATACATCTCAAAGAGTGAGTGGTGGGTTGGGCATTGCTGACGACGATGCAGAGGTTACAGAGCTTCTTGGAGGGCGAATGGAGGTCACAACGACAGCAGTGGGGTCGGAAACTCGCTTCTTcatcgaggcgcgcgcggccga
Encoded proteins:
- the dhkK gene encoding Hybrid signal transduction histidine kinase K; the encoded protein is MSRATDGEDRAYGHGSDDNDNGLYVLDHVPLHFLQAYPFPAFVVDEGLNDSGKDLGIEVLWSNERWLDVSDSAPLDECTSPAEYAALAAWMRTGEGVYPLPMRQGAASFVLHLVKTTTAVATIITCQPGWDHHPYSPSPVGMSRSNTPVSEVVSTQSSADHTTSSTNSLPVPSLSHSSEWEVSGDSASSSSLSLPSPVLMRLPDGTLAPRPHPRFPSPPRLASSSVSRTSSSLPSSASPSPFHDPSTPANGHTTPAPPPTTNLPKGNIPSSAFIRGPLERAMPKHHSVSTNFTSHDVPVEGDLAVWMKKDSEKMLEMLQSTPWDETGLGPYDSWPQGIKTALRIMMSSPTLDSIWWGPIDDIHILYNSAYRVTVNHPVDFGKPAKQVWATLWKFLEPLVQQCIRKGQPTYHKNDLIFYRLNDRGRYIEQYHTWTMVPIVDHDTIVGAYSMCLDTTHEVLAERRSGTTRTLADELAFARSKHAYYDAVADALDPNPVDVPFAICYQVDEQGHTDSAHLVGLTLKTTVGIPHAHRCAPEQMTVEMPRWRRRPSADRLNQPAEPRSGQSSPTVEPPRHTMVEQIAVSYDRREWPIARALSTRQCIIVDNCADLIRGLPVRQWDELPDQAIVIPIIGDSSNAVPPTILIMGINRHSPLDNSYLAWVHTMRGHLASALTSINTFESAVLQRLESEQMERERAKSTWIRGAAAELLEPLTIITPPLERVLNSPHVSKRHLKSLQIVQGNIQRLENIVAMLLDYNHIETGRMTGTFIRDDLGKFVTDIVDLFVPVVDSLGVKITVRTDHPISPVVYDPVLLEVVIANLLASTLKQSNSRFVAVSVDYEVGSEGDGWVHVAIIDPEVGIPIDAIDGAAGYGNTGPSTHTGLALNLAKEIIALHGGAITARSGTKQSLDSASYNIRLPLGGADRDDISTPMGGTAPFGAYTRQAAAEVVEAARGSDQYSQTDESSSIASASSHSHRDVSSRASVSNRSQRSNRSQSQPRISTGKRPGLERRLAESSIDTSRSLALDEVRQQQELLAGCISHEFGTPVNAILQCSSLVKDNLVALREHLAAQAQHGIPPHLVKQINDNVAAIESIYQCCLVQERVVGDVQFIAQTRLEDLTLQLVPVSVRDVVQKAVNVFAAEAQAKNIDIQVVFGPTLDAMALAVVKTDPVRISQVVSNIIANVLRQPTSSNTKVVSLTVDAALDPPETPESCSLPRTAHAAVSSYNDRRESQRGFAPLVTPMLEDTGVYIYFTCVETDAVDPMARRSSEATATVRGAGLSLYISKKVTELLGGRMEVTTTAVGSETRFFIEARAADPSNPFGTHPSSPATSRSVSPEVATTSSSLPLHVLIVEDSLISQTILKRQMAKAGFVCDIANNGVEALDALGINVATSSGPSPPESSAGSIRSPLKTYRRPSWPQQNLYRHRKSAHSSPGLTSASSSQVPSPPSLDTGTDTGSSSQTTPSLPSASEHGRSRYDVVLMDLEMPVMDGLTAIRHLRAHEDGMGCDRQLVMALTSNARQAQIDAALAAGMDEVIVKPYRFPRLVKAVHLAVDRAERGEWGAQR